The proteins below come from a single Mya arenaria isolate MELC-2E11 chromosome 6, ASM2691426v1 genomic window:
- the LOC128236944 gene encoding mucin-2-like gives MGQRWIAALSNYKVPPHNRDVHYNADENGIRRFGHEITEAVSAVTTTSIEALTVTKPSAFCHPPVNTRYTAFCHPPVSTRLSAYCHLPVNTRSANLLLTQDTPPSAILLFTQGTPPFAILLLTQGPPPTAILLLTQDPPTTANLLSAQGPPPTAILLLTQGTPPSATLLSAQGPPPTVILLLTQGPPPTANHLLAQGPPPTATLLLTQGTPPNVIPLFGQGPLPSATLLSTQGPPPSATLLIKSTAYCHPPVNTRDSAYCHPAASTRPSAFCHHPVSTRFTAYCHPHVSTRSTAYCHPPVNTRPSAYCNPPVNTRSSAYCHPPVSTRPSAYSHPPNKALRLLPPSVVTRPSAYCHPPVNTRSSAYCHPPVSARSTAFCHPPVNTTPSAYCHPPVNTRSSAYCHRPVSTRPSAYSHPPVNTRSTAYGHPPVNTRSTAYCHPPVSTRSTAFCHPPVKTRSTAYCHPPVNTRSTAFCQPPVNTRPTAYCHPPVNTRSFAYCHPPVNTRPSACNPPVNTRTSAFCHPPVNTRYTAFCHPPVNTRYTVSCAILLFTQGTPPTAILLFTQGTPPSAIPLFTQGQGPPPSATLLLTQGTPPSATLLLAQGSPPTAIFLLTQAQGQPPTAILLITQGPPPTATLLLTQGPPPTAILLLTQCLPPTATLLLTQGTPPSSTLLLAQGSAFCHPPVNTRPTAYCHPPVNTRSTAYCHPPVNTRNIAICHPLVSTRPTAYCHPPVNTRSTAYCHPPVNTRSTAYCHPPVNTRSCPPPTDILLLTQGPPPTVTLLFAQGPPATATLLLAKGPPPTVTLLLVQGPPPSATLLLAQGPTTTATLLLAQGPPPTAILLLAQGQPPTATLL, from the exons ATGGGCCAGCGGTGGATTGCAGCCCTCTCAAACTACAAGGTCCCGCCCCATAACCGTGATGTACATTACAACGCCGATGAAAACGGGATACGTAGGTTTGGACATGAAATCACTGAGGCCGTGTCCGCAGTTACAACAACCTCTATAGAAGCCCTGACAGT GACAAAGCCCTCCGCCTTCTGCCACCCTCCTGTTAACACAAGGTACACCGCCTTCTGCCACCCTCCTGTTAGCACAAGGCTCTCCGCCTACTGTCATCTTCCTGTTAACACAAGGTCTGCCAACCTCCTGTTAACACAAGATACACCGCCTTCTGCCATCCTCCTGTTTACACAAGGTACACCGCCTTTTGCCATCCTCCTGTTAACACAAGGCCCTCCGCCTACTGCCATCCTCCTGTTAACACAAGATCCACCAACTACTGCCAACCTCCTGTCAGCACAAGGCCCTCCGCCAACTGCCATCCTCCTATTAACACAAGGTACACCGCCTTCTGCCACCCTCCTGTCAGCACAAGGCCCTCCGCCTACTGTAATCCTCCTGTTAACACAAGGTCCACCGCCTACTGCCAACCACCTGTTAGCACAAGGCCCTCCGCCTACTGCGACCCTCCTGTTAACACAAGGTACACCGCCAAATGTCATCCCCCTGTTTGGACAAGGCCCTCTGCCTTCTGCAACCCTCCTGTCAACACAAGGCCCTCCGCCTTCTGCGACCCTCCT CATCAAGTCCACCGCCTACTGCCACCCTCCTGTTAACACTAGGGACTCCGCCTACTGCCACCCTGCTGCTAGCACAAGGCCCTCCGCATTCTGCCACCATCCTGTAAGCACCAGGTTCACCGCCTACTGCCACCCTCATGTTAGCACAAGGTCCACTGCCTACTGCCATCCTCCTGTTAACACAAGGCCCTCCGCCTACTGCAACCCTCCTGTTAACACAAGGTCCTCAGCCTATTGCCACCCTCCTGTTAGCACAAGACCCTCCGCCTACAGCCACCCTCCT AACAAGGCCCTCCGCCTACTGCCACCCTCTGTTGTCACAAGGCCCTCCGCCTACTGCCACCCTCCGGTAAACACAAGGTCCTCCGCCTACTGCCACCCTCCTGTAAGCGCAAGGTCAACCGCCTTCTGCCACCCTCCTGTTAACACAACGCCCTCCGCCTACTGCCACCCTCCTGTTAACACAAGGTCATCAGCCTACTGCCACCGTCCTGTTAGCACAAGACCCTCCGCGTACAGCCACCCTCCTGTTAACACAAGGTCAACAGCCTACGGCCATCCACCTGTTAACACAAGGTCCACCGCCTACTGCCACCCTCCTGTTAGCACAAGGTCCACCGCCTTCTGCCACCCTCCTGTTAAGACAAGGTCCACCGCCTACTGCCATCCTCCTGTTAACACAAGGTCCACCGCCTTCTGCCAACCTCCTGTTAACACAAGGCCCACCGCCTACTGCCACCCTCCTGTTAACACAAGGTCCTTCGCCTACTGCCATCCTCCTGTTAACACAAGGCCCTCCGCCTGCAATCCTCCTGTTAACACAAGGACCTCCGCCTTCTGCCATCCTCCTGTTAACACAAGGTACACCGCCTTCTGCCATCCTCCAGTAAACACAAGGTACACCGTCTCCTGCGCCATCCTCCTGTTTACACAAGGTACACCGCCTACTGCCATCCTCCTCTTTACACAAGGTACACCGCCTTCTGCAATCCCCCTGTTTACACAAG GACAAGGCCCTCCGCCTTCTGCCACCCTCCTGTTAACACAAGGTACACCGCCTTCTGCCACCCTCCTGTTAGCACAAGGCTCTCCGCCTACTGCCATCTTCCTGTTAACACAAG CACAAGGCCAACCGCCTACTGCCATCCTCCTGATAACACAAGGTCCACCGCCTACTGCCACCCTCCTGTTAACACAAGGTCCACCGCCTACTGCCATCCTCCTGTTAACACAATGTCTACCACCAACTGCCACCCTCCTGTTAACACAAGGTACACCGCCTTCTTCCACCCTCCTGTTAGCGCAAGGCTCCGCCTTCTGCCATCCACCTGTTAACACAAGGCCCACCGCCTACTGCCATCCTCCTGTTAACACAAGGTCCACAGCCTACTGCCACCCTCCTGTTAACACAAGGAACATCGCCATCTGTCACCCTCTTGTTAGCACAAGGCCCACCGCCTACTGCCATCCTCCTGTTAACACAAGGTCCACCGCCTACTGCCACCCTCCTGTTAACACAAGGTCCACCGCCTACTGCCATCCTCCTGTTAACACAAGGTCTT GTCCACCGCCTACTGATATCCTCCTGTTAACACAAGGTCCACCACCTACTGTCACCCTCCTGTTTGCGCAAGGTCCACCGGCTACTGCCACCCTCCTGTTAGCAAAAGGTCCACCGCCTACTGTCACCCTCCTGTTAGTGCAAGGTCCACCGCCTTCTGCCACCCTCCTGTTAGCGCAAGGTCCAACAACAACTGCCACCCTCCTGTTAGCACAAGGTCCACCGCCTACTGCCATCCTCCTGTTAGCACAAGGTCAACCGCCTACTGCCACCCTCCTGTAA
- the LOC128236943 gene encoding extracellular matrix protein A-like, giving the protein MPSAFCHPPVSTRSTAYCHPPISTRSTAYCHPPVNKRPSAFCHPPVNTRSSAYCQPPVSTRPSAYSHPPVSTRFTTYCQPPVSTRPSAYCDPPVNTRYTAKCHPPVWTRPSAFCNPPVNTRPSAFCDPPVNTRSTTICHPPVNTSIKSTAYCHPPVNTRDSAYCHPAASTRPSAFCHHPVSTRFTAYCHPHVSTRSTAYCHPPVNTRPSAYCNPPVNTRSSAYCHPPVSTRPSAYSHPPNKALRLLPPSVVTRPSAYCHPPVNTRSSAYCHPPVSARSTAFCHPPVNTTPSAYCHPPVNTRSSAYCHRPVSTRPSAYSHPPVNTRSTAYGHPPVNTRSTAYCHPPVSTRSTAFCHPPVKTRSTAYCHPPVNTRSTAFCQPPVNTRPTAYCHPPVNTRSFAYCHPPVNTRPSACNPPVNTRTSAFCHPPVNTRYTAFCHPLVNTRYTVSCAILLFTQGTPPTAILLFTQGTPPSAIPLFTQGQGPPPSATLLLTQGTPPSATLLLAQGSPPTAIFLLTQAQGQPPTAILLITQGPPPTATLLLTQGPPPTAILLLTQCLPPTATLLLTQGTPPSSTLLLAQGSAFCHPPVNTRPTAYCHPPVNTRSTAYCHPPVNTRNIAICHPLVSTRPTAYCHPPVNTRSTAYCHPPVNTRSTAYCHPPVNTRSTGYCHPPVSKRSTAYCHPPVSARSTAFCHPPVSARSNNNCHPPVSTRSTAYCHPPVSTRSTAYCHPPVSITSSVYCHPPVNTRASDYCHPPASTMPSAFCHPPVSTRSTAYCHPPISTRSTAYCHPPVNKRPSAFCHPPVNTRSSAYCQPPVSTRPSAYSHPPVSTRFTTYCQPPVSTRPSAYCDPPVNTRYTAKCHPPVWTRPSAFCNPPVNTRPSAFCDPPVNTRSTTICHPPVNTSIKSTAYCHPPVNTRDSAYCHPAASTRPSAFCHHPVSTRFTAYCHPHVSTRSTAYCHPPVNTRPSAYCNPPVNTRSSAYCHPPVSTRPSAYSHPPNKALRLLPPSVVTRPSAYCHPPVNTRSSAYCHPPVSARSTAFCHPPVNTTPSAYCHPPVNTRSSAYCHRPVSTRPSAYSHPPVNTRSTAYGHPPVNTRSTAYCHPPVSTRSTAFCHPPVKTRSTAYCHPPVNTRSTAFCQPPVNTRPTAYCHPPVNTRSFAYCHPPVNTRPSACNPPVNTRTSAFCHPPVNTRYTAFCHPPVNTRYTVSCAILLFTQGTPPTAILLFTQGTPPSAIPLFTQGQGPPPSATLLLTQGTPPSATLLLAQGSPPTAIFLLTQAQGQPPTAILLITQGPPPTATLLLTQGPPPTAILLLTQCLPPTATLLLTQGTPPSSTLLLAQGSAFCHPPVNTRPTAYCHPPVNTRSTAYCHPPVNTRNIAICHPLVSTRPTAYCHPPVNTRSTAYCHPPVNTRSTAYCHPPVNTRSTGYCHPPVSKRSTAYCHPPVSARSTAFCHPPVSARSNNNCHPPVSTRSTAYCHPPVSTRSTAYCHPPVSITSSVYCHPPVNTRASDYCHPPASTMPSAFCHPPVSTRSTAYCHPPISTRSTAYCHPPVNKRPSAFCHPPVNTRSSAYCQPPVSTRPSAYSHPPVSTRFTTYCHPPVRTKPSAYCNPPISTRSIAYCHPPANSRSTKYCLLPVSTNSTTY; this is encoded by the exons ATGCCCTCAGCCTTCTGCCACCCTCCTGTAAGCACAAGGTCCACCGCCTACTGCCACCCTCCTATTAGCACAAGGTCCACCGCCTACTGCCACCCTCCTGTTAACAAAAGGCCCTCCGCCTTCTGCCACCCTCCTGTTAACACAAGGTCCTCAGCCTACTGCCAACCTCCTGTTAGCACAAGACCCTCCGCCTACAGCCACCCTCCTGTAAGCACAAGGTTCACCACCTACTGCCAACCACCTGTTAGCACAAGGCCCTCCGCCTACTGCGACCCTCCTGTTAACACAAGGTACACCGCCAAATGTCATCCCCCTGTTTGGACAAGGCCCTCTGCCTTCTGCAACCCTCCTGTCAACACAAGGCCCTCCGCCTTCTGCGACCCTCCTGTAAACACAAGGTCTACCACCATCTGCCACCCTCCTGTTAACACAAG CATCAAGTCCACCGCCTACTGCCACCCTCCTGTTAACACTAGGGACTCCGCCTACTGCCACCCTGCTGCTAGCACAAGGCCCTCCGCATTCTGCCACCATCCTGTAAGCACCAGGTTCACCGCCTACTGCCACCCTCATGTTAGCACAAGGTCCACTGCCTACTGCCACCCTCCTGTTAACACAAGGCCCTCCGCCTACTGCAACCCTCCTGTTAACACAAGGTCCTCAGCCTATTGCCACCCTCCTGTTAGCACAAGACCCTCCGCCTACAGCCACCCTCCT AACAAGGCCCTCCGCCTACTGCCACCCTCTGTTGTCACAAGGCCCTCCGCCTACTGCCACCCTCCGGTAAACACAAGGTCCTCCGCCTACTGCCACCCTCCTGTAAGCGCAAGGTCAACCGCCTTCTGCCACCCTCCTGTTAACACAACGCCCTCCGCCTACTGCCACCCTCCTGTTAACACAAGGTCATCAGCCTACTGCCACCGTCCTGTTAGCACAAGACCCTCCGCGTACAGCCACCCTCCTGTTAACACAAGGTCAACAGCCTACGGCCATCCACCTGTTAACACAAGGTCCACCGCCTACTGCCACCCTCCTGTTAGCACAAGGTCCACCGCCTTCTGCCACCCTCCTGTTAAGACAAGGTCCACCGCCTACTGCCATCCTCCTGTTAACACAAGGTCCACCGCCTTCTGCCAACCTCCTGTTAACACAAGGCCCACCGCCTACTGCCACCCTCCTGTTAACACAAGGTCCTTCGCCTACTGCCATCCTCCTGTTAACACAAGGCCCTCCGCCTGCAATCCTCCTGTTAACACAAGGACCTCCGCCTTCTGCCATCCTCCTGTTAACACAAGGTACACCGCCTTCTGCCATCCTCTAGTAAACACAAGGTACACCGTCTCCTGCGCCATCCTCCTGTTTACACAAGGTACACCGCCTACTGCCATCCTCCTCTTTACACAAGGTACACCGCCTTCTGCAATCCCCCTGTTTACACAAG GACAAGGCCCTCCGCCTTCTGCCACCCTCCTGTTAACACAAGGTACACCGCCTTCTGCCACCCTCCTGTTAGCACAAGGCTCTCCGCCTACTGCCATCTTCCTGTTAACACAAG CACAAGGCCAACCGCCTACTGCCATCCTCCTGATAACACAAGGTCCACCGCCTACTGCCACCCTCCTGTTAACACAAGGTCCACCGCCTACTGCCATCCTCCTGTTAACACAATGTCTACCACCAACTGCCACCCTCCTGTTAACACAAGGTACACCGCCTTCTTCCACCCTCCTGTTAGCGCAAGGCTCCGCCTTCTGCCATCCACCTGTTAACACAAGGCCCACCGCCTACTGCCATCCTCCTGTTAACACAAGGTCCACAGCCTACTGCCACCCTCCTGTTAACACAAGGAACATCGCCATCTGTCACCCTCTTGTTAGCACAAGGCCCACCGCCTACTGCCATCCTCCTGTTAACACAAGGTCCACCGCCTACTGCCACCCTCCTGTTAACACAAGGTCCACCGCCTACTGCCATCCTCCTGTTAACACAAG GTCCACCGGCTACTGCCACCCTCCTGTTAGCAAAAGGTCCACCGCCTACTGTCACCCTCCTGTTAGTGCAAGGTCCACCGCCTTCTGCCACCCTCCTGTTAGCGCAAGGTCCAACAACAACTGCCACCCTCCTGTTAGCACAAGGTCCACCGCCTACTGCCATCCTCCTGTTAGCACAAGGTCAACCGCCTACTGCCACCCTCCTGTAAGCATCACGTCAAGCGTCTACTGCCACCCTCCTGTTAACACTAGGGCCTCCGACTACTGTCACCCTCCAGCTAGCACAATGCCCTCAGCCTTCTGCCACCCTCCTGTAAGCACAAGGTCCACCGCCTACTGCCACCCTCCTATTAGCACAAGGTCCACCGCCTACTGCCACCCTCCTGTTAACAAAAGGCCCTCCGCCTTCTGCCACCCTCCTGTTAACACAAGGTCCTCAGCCTACTGCCAACCTCCTGTTAGCACAAGACCCTCCGCCTACAGCCACCCTCCTGTAAGCACAAGGTTCACCACCTACTGCCAACCACCTGTTAGCACAAGGCCCTCCGCCTACTGCGACCCTCCTGTTAACACAAGGTACACCGCCAAATGTCATCCCCCTGTTTGGACAAGGCCCTCTGCCTTCTGCAACCCTCCTGTCAACACAAGGCCCTCCGCCTTCTGCGACCCTCCTGTAAACACAAGGTCTACCACCATCTGCCACCCTCCTGTTAACACAAG CATCAAGTCCACCGCCTACTGCCACCCTCCTGTTAACACTAGGGACTCCGCCTACTGCCACCCTGCTGCTAGCACAAGGCCCTCCGCATTCTGCCACCATCCTGTAAGCACCAGGTTCACCGCCTACTGCCACCCTCATGTTAGCACAAGGTCCACTGCCTACTGCCACCCTCCTGTTAACACAAGGCCCTCCGCCTACTGCAACCCTCCTGTTAACACAAGGTCCTCAGCCTATTGCCACCCTCCTGTTAGCACAAGACCCTCCGCCTACAGCCACCCTCCT AACAAGGCCCTCCGCCTACTGCCACCCTCTGTTGTCACAAGGCCCTCCGCCTACTGCCACCCTCCGGTAAACACAAGGTCCTCCGCCTACTGCCACCCTCCTGTAAGCGCAAGGTCAACCGCCTTCTGCCACCCTCCTGTTAACACAACGCCCTCCGCCTACTGCCACCCTCCTGTTAACACAAGGTCATCAGCCTACTGCCACCGTCCTGTTAGCACAAGACCCTCCGCGTACAGCCACCCTCCTGTTAACACAAGGTCAACAGCCTACGGCCATCCACCTGTTAACACAAGGTCCACCGCCTACTGCCACCCTCCTGTTAGCACAAGGTCCACCGCCTTCTGCCACCCTCCTGTTAAGACAAGGTCCACCGCCTACTGCCATCCTCCTGTTAACACAAGGTCCACCGCCTTCTGCCAACCTCCTGTTAACACAAGGCCCACCGCCTACTGCCACCCTCCTGTTAACACAAGGTCCTTCGCCTACTGCCATCCTCCTGTTAACACAAGGCCCTCCGCCTGCAATCCTCCTGTTAACACAAGGACCTCCGCCTTCTGCCATCCTCCTGTTAACACAAGGTACACCGCCTTCTGCCACCCTCCAGTAAACACAAGGTACACCGTCTCCTGCGCCATCCTCCTGTTTACACAAGGTACACCGCCTACTGCCATCCTCCTCTTTACACAAGGTACACCGCCTTCTGCAATCCCCCTGTTTACACAAG GACAAGGCCCTCCGCCTTCTGCCACCCTCCTGTTAACACAAGGTACACCGCCTTCTGCCACCCTCCTGTTAGCACAAGGCTCTCCGCCTACTGCCATCTTCCTGTTAACACAAG CACAAGGCCAACCGCCTACTGCCATCCTCCTGATAACACAAGGTCCACCGCCTACTGCCACCCTCCTGTTAACACAAGGTCCACCGCCTACTGCCATCCTCCTGTTAACACAATGTCTACCACCAACTGCCACCCTCCTGTTAACACAAGGTACACCGCCTTCTTCCACCCTCCTGTTAGCGCAAGGCTCCGCCTTCTGCCATCCACCTGTTAACACAAGGCCCACCGCCTACTGCCATCCTCCTGTTAACACAAGGTCCACAGCCTACTGCCACCCTCCTGTTAACACAAGGAACATCGCCATCTGTCACCCTCTTGTTAGCACAAGGCCCACCGCCTACTGCCATCCTCCTGTTAACACAAGGTCCACCGCCTACTGCCACCCTCCTGTTAACACAAGGTCCACCGCCTACTGCCATCCTCCTGTTAACACAAG GTCCACCGGCTACTGCCACCCTCCTGTTAGCAAAAGGTCCACCGCCTACTGTCACCCTCCTGTTAGTGCAAGGTCCACCGCCTTCTGCCACCCTCCTGTTAGCGCAAGGTCCAACAACAACTGCCACCCTCCTGTTAGCACAAGGTCCACCGCCTACTGCCATCCTCCTGTTAGCACAAGGTCAACCGCCTACTGCCACCCTCCTGTAAGCATCACGTCAAGCGTCTACTGCCACCCTCCTGTTAACACTAGGGCCTCCGACTACTGTCACCCTCCAGCTAGCACAATGCCCTCAGCCTTCTGCCACCCTCCTGTAAGCACAAGGTCCACCGCCTACTGCCACCCTCCTATTAGCACAAGGTCCACCGCCTACTGCCACCCTCCTGTTAACAAAAGGCCCTCCGCCTTCTGCCACCCTCCTGTTAACACAAGGTCCTCAGCCTACTGCCAACCTCCTGTTAGCACAAGACCCTCCGCCTACAGCCACCCTCCTGTAAGCACAAGGTTCACCACCTACTGCCACCCACCTGTTAGAACAAAGCCATCCGCCTACTGCAACCCTCCTATTAGCACAAGGTCCATCGCCTACTGCCACCCTCCTGCTAACTCAAGGTCAACCAAATACTGCCTACTTCCTGTTAGCACAAACTCCACCACCTACTGA